A stretch of the Aneurinibacillus migulanus genome encodes the following:
- a CDS encoding vWA domain-containing protein: MDYRIQATQQTPAYIIYLLDISASMNQFMDAGGEQKRRIDVVTAALNSAIRQMVFRSTKGSRLSPRYKLSILAYSDNVFDVLGGIKGIDEVARMRPLENVQTQRLTNTAKAFEVAEKMLQQERGNLWNCPAPLICHMTDGAFTGEDPEPVVQRIMEMKMPDGNVLVENIFISDEILKTPVENSRKWPGIMPDTHLEDEYGNKLKRLSSPLPESYREMMLETGYKIEPGALMMLPGTNADLVSLGFQMSAATPVR, translated from the coding sequence ACACAGCAAACCCCGGCATATATTATTTATTTGTTGGATATTAGCGCATCGATGAACCAATTCATGGATGCTGGAGGAGAACAGAAAAGGAGGATCGATGTTGTTACTGCAGCATTGAATTCTGCAATCCGACAGATGGTTTTCCGTTCAACGAAGGGAAGCCGATTAAGTCCTCGTTATAAGCTATCGATTCTAGCATACAGCGATAATGTATTCGATGTACTGGGAGGTATCAAAGGAATTGATGAGGTGGCACGCATGCGGCCGCTTGAGAATGTACAAACCCAGCGACTGACGAATACGGCAAAAGCGTTCGAGGTCGCCGAAAAAATGTTGCAGCAGGAAAGGGGAAACCTCTGGAACTGCCCAGCCCCGCTAATTTGTCATATGACGGACGGGGCTTTTACAGGAGAGGACCCGGAACCGGTTGTACAACGGATTATGGAAATGAAAATGCCGGATGGGAATGTACTGGTAGAGAATATCTTCATCTCAGATGAGATTCTCAAAACACCTGTTGAGAATTCTCGAAAGTGGCCGGGAATTATGCCGGATACACATCTGGAAGATGAGTACGGCAACAAGCTGAAAAGACTCTCAAGTCCGCTACCAGAGAGCTATCGGGAGATGATGCTGGAAACAGGATATAAAATTGAGCCAGGAGCACTGATGATGCTTCCGGGCACGAATGCGGACCTTGTGTCATTAGGCTTTCAGATGTCGGCTGCAACACCGGTCAGGTAA
- a CDS encoding ubiquitin family protein, translating to METVIVTFIHKQQERDVRLPCKIESEKLVVALNEWLGYEHNWRHGIHELEYSFDQKNWFRLEKQRSLEYAGIWDGAFLRLSKEPISDLRTEEEYEKNELDDTEDIPKADEVEQLDYVWRIIE from the coding sequence TTGGAAACGGTCATTGTTACTTTCATTCATAAGCAACAGGAAAGAGATGTACGTCTGCCCTGTAAGATTGAAAGCGAAAAGCTGGTCGTTGCTTTAAATGAGTGGCTTGGCTATGAACACAATTGGAGACATGGCATACATGAGCTTGAGTATTCGTTTGATCAAAAGAACTGGTTTCGACTTGAGAAGCAACGTTCTCTGGAGTATGCAGGGATTTGGGACGGTGCCTTTTTGCGTCTAAGTAAAGAACCGATTTCCGATCTACGTACGGAAGAGGAGTATGAAAAGAATGAGCTGGACGATACGGAAGATATACCAAAGGCGGATGAAGTGGAACAGCTTGATTACGTATGGAGAATTATCGAATAA